From the Prochlorococcus marinus str. AS9601 genome, the window ATATTCTGAAAAAAATACTCAAGGTGTTACGGGTAATGAATATGAAAATGGTTCAAAGGTAACAGGGCCTTTTGATATGGCAGTTGATAAGGTCACTGGCACTGAAAAATTTAGATTTGAACCGAATAAAAATATTACTTATAAACAAAAAATGGAAATTGAAGAGGCAGACCGTGCTGCAAAGACACCAGAAAAAAGAGTCGCATCAAGGATTACTGGCGAAGGACAATCAGTAGGAAACGTAACTGGTGATGATTGGGATCGCGGCGATAAGGTAACAGGTACAGAGGGAGCTTCTTCTAGAAAGCGAAATCCATCAAGAGCAGGATTTATGAGCGCAATGCCCCCTATGGAAGTTAAAAGAAATGAGGAAACAGAAAAACCAGATTTCTTGATAACTGGATCTAGTGGAAATACTCGTGAGGGACAACTTGTTACCTTTTCAGGTGGTGCAAGAGGTTAAGTAAATAATGCCTTTAAGAGGACTGGCTAAAGCCAAGAACTTCACATTGGGGCCAACAGCTCCATTGAAAACTTTTACTGAAAATATCCATATACAAACTAAAGAATCAAATAATTTTCGAAATTCTGGAAAGTCTCATAAATTAACCAATAATATACAAAATGAAAATCTATTTAGCTATGAAAGCAAAATAAAAAGTGATTTTGATGAAATTGTTCCAACTCTAAAGGAAATTGCTCGAATTCAACATCACGAAGATTTTATAAATAAGGCTCAGAAAATATCAAGAAAAAATTTGGGGATAGATTTACCCCTACATATTTTAGATAAATCTTGGGTTAAACCTCTTGATATGAGAGCTTTATATGCATGGTGTGCTTTCAAACAGCATGAGAAACTTAGCGATAATTTTTTTAAAAATGATCCACTTGAAGGTGCATCTGGAAGTAAGGATGCGGAAGACTTTGAAAAATTTCTTTTAGATTGTGGAATACATTTACTTGATATAACTCCTTGTTCAGATGGAAGATTAGCCCATTCAGTTGCTTATGTAATGAGAATACCTTTTAGTTCAGTAAGGAGAAGATCCCATGCTGGAGCACTTTTTGATATTGAAAATACCGTTAATCGATGGGTAAAAACTGAACATAAAAGATATAGAGAGAATGTTCCTAATGAAGCTCATAAAGATACCAGGTACTTAAAAGTTGTAACTTATCATTTTAGTTCAGTAGATCCATTGCATCAGGGATGCGCAGCTCATGGGAGTAATGACGAGTTAGCTGCAGCAGAAGGTAGAAATAAATTATATGCTTTCAAAGAGGCTGTAGAGAATAGCTTTTGCTGCGGAGCTTCTGTGGATTTAATGTTAATTGGACTTGATACAGACACTGATTCTTTAAAAATACATTTGTCAACAAGAGATGGCGGTATAGATTTAGAAAAAACTATTTCTACATTAGAAATTTATAACTCAACAATAAATTTTTCAAAAGAGGATGCGGAAAGAGAAATTTGCCAGATAATTTCTAAGCAATCTTCAAAAGATAAACTCAGTGGACTGGAAAAATTTACGTATAAATTAATTGCCAATAATATTTCTCAAATTGATTATGTTAAGAGTTTTCATAATGGTTCTTATGAAGATATTGGACATGCAGAGAGGTTTATTGGAGTAGGTATAGGTTTTAAAGAAGTACATCTAAGGAATTTAACTTATTTTGCTCATTTAGATACAGTCGAAGAAGGGGCTCCAGATTTAGATGTAGGAGTGAAGATTTTTACAGGATTAAATGTTTCTCAAGATCTACCTATTCCGGTAGTTATAAGATTTGATTACTCTGGCAAAGTACGCGGAGCAAAAGAGAGGGCAGTAAATGATTGTGAAAGAGTTAATAATGCGATATCAATTAGATATAAAAATTTAGTTGATCAAGGTTTGTTACATACTTGCTCTACTATTAGAGATAGAGACAACATTCATTCCGCCCAAATTATTGGAATGTCTTTAGATAAAAAAACAGAGGAGGCTCACTAATTATGTTAATTTGCAAGGTTGTAAAACCACTTGTTTCTACCAATAGGATTCCTGGTTTTGAACATAAACATCTGCAAGTTGTATTAGATGGTTCTTCTAGTAAAGTTGCAGTTGATGCTGTTGGCTGTAAGCCAGGAGATTGGGTTATTTGTGTCGGAAGTTCTGCTGCTAGAGAAGCTGCGGGAAGTAAATCTTATCCAAGCGATTTAACTATTGTTGGAATTATTGATCATTGGGATCCTGATAAGTCATAAAAAAGGAGGATATAAATTGTGGAAATTATGAAGGTATTAGGAAGGATGGTATGCACTCAAAGAGTCGCTGGCTTAGGTCATATGAATTTACGAATTTTAGAAAATAATAAAGGAAAGAAATTAGTTGCAGTTGATCCTGTTGGAGCTAGAGAAGGTAACTGGGTTTTTACTGCTAGTGGCTCTGCCGCAAGATTTGCATGCCCCAATCCAGAAGTTCAAACCGATTTAACAATTGGCGGTATTATTGATTATTGGGAGAGTGACTAAAAATTTTACCTTCAAAAATTTATTGAGAAACTTTGTTGAAGGTATAGTGTAATTAGTCTTGAATAAAGAATGTAATGTGGAATCAAAGAGAATCACCTTTGAGGATTGAAAAAAGATTTGAATTTGATCAATACTCAAAAATTAGTAAATTCATGGGGGAAATTGAGAAATTATGTAAAAAAAAGGATATCTATCCAAATATCAGCTTTGGTAAGAATTTTGTAAGTCTTTCAATATTTTTAGATAATAAAGAAATATCAGACAAGGAAAAAGACTTTTCAAAGGATATAGATAAATTTTATTTGGAAGATTAGTTCTTTTTAATAATTATTAGGCTTATCAATATCTCTTTTGATTAAAGCCATTAAATATGTGGGGGCTTTATATCTACCAGGTAGGCATCTATTTAAAGTTTCAAGATGACCCCAACACACTGTTTTTTCTATATCTTTAACTGAGTTGCCTTTTAAAATTAATAGTCTCAGAGCTTTGCAAAATAAAGGATAACCTGCTTCTAGTTCATCTATATTAAGCTTTGCTGCTGACATAGATCAAAGATGAATTATCAACTAATAATCTATACAACTATGGTGCACAATTGGTTTATATTTCAAATTTCTCAATAATTAGAAATTAATCTAGAAATGCGACGCAATCGATCTCAATTAAAACGCCTTTTGGTAGAGATGAAACTTCCACACAGGCCCTTGCTGGAGGATTATCTATATTAAAAAAATCACTATATATTTTATTGACAATTTGAAAATTACTTAAGTCCGTTAAGTAAATAGTTGTTTTTATTACATCCTCTATTTTGGCTCCACCAGCTTTAAGAACTTCTGCAAGATTTTTTAAAACTTGAATAGTTTCCTTCTCTATATCACCTAAACATGTTATTTCATTTAAAGCCGGGTCTATAGCAATTTGACCAGAACAATAGATAAAATCCCCAGCTTTTATTGCTTGATTATAAGGTCCTACTGGATCTGGAGCATTTGATGTTTTAATTACTTGTTTTGAGGACATTTGTTTAGGAAGATACCTATCTATTTAAACCCATAAATCTTTATTTGCTCTTAAAAAAGTAAATTCTTCTAAATTTTTTGCTCTTAAGAAAAGGTTTATTTTCATCTCTTCATCTAGTAAAAATGGAATTGTCAATTCGTTAAGTGAAAGTTTTTTTTCAACTTCCGAAAGTTTATTTTTTATATCTTGATCTTTTGGCTTTAGATTCAATGCCCACAATATATTTGCCTTTGTATATTCATGTGCACAATATATGAGAGTATTTTTTGGTAAAGATTTGATTCTTTCTAGTGAAGAATACATTTGTTGATAAGTTCCCTCAAAAATTCTTCCACATCCTCCAGAAAACAATGTGTCACCAATAAAAAGAACAGGATTTTCCCCATTCAAAAAGAAGGCAATATGTGAGCTTGTATGTCCTAATACTTCAATTATTTTTACTTCTTCCCCTAAAATGTTTAAAGTTTCTCCATCTTCAACAGATACATTTTGAAAAGGGATTCGCTTTTTTTCTTTGGAGGAAGCAATCACCTTTACATTTGGCCATTTTTCAATAAGAGACTTCGTCCCTCCAATATGGTCTGAATGA encodes:
- a CDS encoding carboxysome shell carbonic anhydrase translates to MPLRGLAKAKNFTLGPTAPLKTFTENIHIQTKESNNFRNSGKSHKLTNNIQNENLFSYESKIKSDFDEIVPTLKEIARIQHHEDFINKAQKISRKNLGIDLPLHILDKSWVKPLDMRALYAWCAFKQHEKLSDNFFKNDPLEGASGSKDAEDFEKFLLDCGIHLLDITPCSDGRLAHSVAYVMRIPFSSVRRRSHAGALFDIENTVNRWVKTEHKRYRENVPNEAHKDTRYLKVVTYHFSSVDPLHQGCAAHGSNDELAAAEGRNKLYAFKEAVENSFCCGASVDLMLIGLDTDTDSLKIHLSTRDGGIDLEKTISTLEIYNSTINFSKEDAEREICQIISKQSSKDKLSGLEKFTYKLIANNISQIDYVKSFHNGSYEDIGHAERFIGVGIGFKEVHLRNLTYFAHLDTVEEGAPDLDVGVKIFTGLNVSQDLPIPVVIRFDYSGKVRGAKERAVNDCERVNNAISIRYKNLVDQGLLHTCSTIRDRDNIHSAQIIGMSLDKKTEEAH
- a CDS encoding carboxysome peptide A; amino-acid sequence: MLICKVVKPLVSTNRIPGFEHKHLQVVLDGSSSKVAVDAVGCKPGDWVICVGSSAAREAAGSKSYPSDLTIVGIIDHWDPDKS
- a CDS encoding 4a-hydroxytetrahydrobiopterin dehydratase, whose translation is MWNQRESPLRIEKRFEFDQYSKISKFMGEIEKLCKKKDIYPNISFGKNFVSLSIFLDNKEISDKEKDFSKDIDKFYLED
- a CDS encoding DUF3136 domain-containing protein, whose translation is MSAAKLNIDELEAGYPLFCKALRLLILKGNSVKDIEKTVCWGHLETLNRCLPGRYKAPTYLMALIKRDIDKPNNY
- the gloB gene encoding hydroxyacylglutathione hydrolase; this encodes MEFNKARNIIGLRVLSDNVIWLMAKDKSVVVIDPSVHEPVIRYINENNFHLEAILQTHHHSDHIGGTKSLIEKWPNVKVIASSKEKKRIPFQNVSVEDGETLNILGEEVKIIEVLGHTSSHIAFFLNGENPVLFIGDTLFSGGCGRIFEGTYQQMYSSLERIKSLPKNTLIYCAHEYTKANILWALNLKPKDQDIKNKLSEVEKKLSLNELTIPFLLDEEMKINLFLRAKNLEEFTFLRANKDLWV
- a CDS encoding Rid family detoxifying hydrolase yields the protein MSSKQVIKTSNAPDPVGPYNQAIKAGDFIYCSGQIAIDPALNEITCLGDIEKETIQVLKNLAEVLKAGGAKIEDVIKTTIYLTDLSNFQIVNKIYSDFFNIDNPPARACVEVSSLPKGVLIEIDCVAFLD
- a CDS encoding carboxysome peptide B, with protein sequence MEIMKVLGRMVCTQRVAGLGHMNLRILENNKGKKLVAVDPVGAREGNWVFTASGSAARFACPNPEVQTDLTIGGIIDYWESD